The following proteins come from a genomic window of Phacochoerus africanus isolate WHEZ1 chromosome 9, ROS_Pafr_v1, whole genome shotgun sequence:
- the LOC125136614 gene encoding translation initiation factor IF-2-like, giving the protein MPLGSPLPPPLPMPPPPRPSRLSWPRPRCLPRTIMPSTAAGRGHWAAAAGARAARGWPGSQGTQEALRGAGRGCSVRPLRGLAGTMNRRRANSQTALLFAGLPGKSLLLGCRRRRRLPGHGTSDSAAHVGFRRPNPARRHFPATVAGADASGCKTAPGASPASRSRKAAPAAAAGPRVWPVLARPSQSRAGACTDCAQRPALSRSRPPATPGSAGRRGGPFPPRRFTERGPAPRRHALPDRALRGPPLAVGVSPSRLPRLPLGPAAAELSRDPGPCASDAAARVSLAAQPTQKDPAALRQAARSPAPAIFVNLQLPSEPGETERKGGGRKAEEKTPASSPRAASPRSAAVGTPPPARSPARRSCWRLFLFPSAPRPRARRRRLGRNLPGAYRNLLCGVTAFRLNPASSSRPSSRPLRRSRMLARCAAPPPGSWVAEGGRPRPARTLPAPGWWSRASSVVLGGEAGTADGREARPGPGLGTHPWETRAQPPVGLT; this is encoded by the exons ATGCCGCTGGGGAGCCCGCTACCACCGCCGCTGCCAATGCCGCCGCCCCCGCGGCCGTCGCGACTCAGCTGGCCAAGGCCGAGGTGCCTTCCCCGCACCATCATGCCATCCACCGCCGCGGGCAGAGGGCACTGGGCTGCGGCGGCCGGAGCCCGGGCGGCGCGGGGCTGGCCCGGGAGCCAGGGAACGCAGGAGGCTCTTCGGGGCGCGGGGAGGGGCTGCAGCGTTCGGCCTCTTAGAGGGCTTGCAGGAACCATGAACCGGCGCAGAGCAAACTCACAGACCGCGCTCCTCTTCGCCGGGCTGCCAGGAAAGTCCCTTCTGCtgggctgccgccgccgccgccgccttccTGGGCATG GCACCTCGGACTCGGCGGCGCACGTGGGCTTCAGGCGTCCAAACCCTGCCAGGCGGCACTTCCCCGCGACGGTGGCCGGGGCAGACGCTTCGGGATGCAAGACTGCCCCGGGGGCATCTCCTGCCTCCCGCTCTCGGAAAGCGgcgccggcggcggcggcagggcCGAGGGTGTGGCCGGTGCTGGCGCGGCCGAGTCAGAGTCGGGCGGGAGCCTGCACTGATTGCGCACAGCGGCCGGCCCTCTCGCGCTCTCGCCCGCCCGCCACGCCCGGGAGTGCCGGGCGCCGCGGCGGCCCCTTCCCGCCTCGCCGGTTCACAGAGCGCGGCCCGGCGCCCAGGCGGCACGCCCTCCCGGACCGCGCGCTCCGCGGCCCGCCGCTGGCTGTCGGCGTGAGTCCATCCCGGTTGCCTCGTCTTCCCCTCGGGCCCGCAGCGGCTGAGCTCTCCCGAGACCCCGGGCCCTGCGCATCGGACGCCGCCGCGCGCGTCTCCCTGGCGGCCCAGCCAACTCAGAAGGACCCCGCGGCGCTGCGGCAAGCCGCCCGGAGCCCGGCTCCTGCCATTTTTGTCAACCTCCAACTTCCGAGCGAGCCGGGAGAAACTGAAAGGAAGGGCGGGGGCCGAAAGGCAGAGGAGAAAACACCCGCTTCCTCTCCGCGCGCGGCTTCACCTCGGAGCGCGGCCGTGGGTACGCCGCCGCCCGCTCGCTCGCCCGCCCGCCGGAGCTGCTGGAGGCTTTTCCTCTTCCCGTCCGCGCCTCGCCCCCGGgctcgccgccgccgcctcggccGTAACCTCCCTGGAGCCTATAGAAATCTTTTGTGTGGCGTCACCGCCTTTCGTTTAAATCCCGCTTCCTCCTCTCGCCCTTCCTCCCGCCCCCTCCGCCGCTCCCGGATGCTTGCGCGATGCGCTGCTCCTCCCCCGGGAAGCTGGGTGGCTGAGGGAGGACGCCCCCGCCCTGCGCGGACGCTGCCGGCGCCGGGCTGGTGGTCCCGGGCCTCGTCGGTGGTCCTGGGCGGAGAGGCTGGGACGGCGGACGGGAGAGAGGCCCGCCCGGGCCCGGGGCTCGGCACACACCCTTGGGAGACCCGGGCGCAGCCGCCAGTTGGCCTTACGTAA
- the TLNRD1 gene encoding talin rod domain-containing protein 1, whose protein sequence is MASGSAGKPTGEAASPAPASVVVGGASSQPRKRLVSVCDHCKGKMQLVADLLLLSSEARPVLFEGPASSCAGAESFEQCRDTIIARTKGLSILTHDVQSQLNMGRFGEAGDSLVELGDLVVSLTECSAHAAYLAAVATPGAQPAQPGLVDRYRVTRCRHEVEQGCAVLRATPLADMTPQLLLEVSQGLSRNLKFLTDACALASDKSRDRFSREQFKLGVKCMSTSASALLACVREVKAAPSELARSRCALFSGPLVQAVSALVGFATEPQFLGRAAAVSAEGKAVQTAILGGAMSVVSACVLLTQCLRDLAQHPDGGAKMSDHRERLRNSACAVSEGCTLLSQALRERSSPRTLPPVNSNSVN, encoded by the coding sequence ATGGCTAGCGGCAGCGCTGGGAAGCCCACTGGCGAGGCGGCTTCTCCGGCTCCAGCGAGCGTCGTCGTCGGCGGGGCCTCCTCGCAGCCGCGGAAGAGGCTGGTGTCCGTCTGTGACCACTGCAAGGGCAAGATGCAGCTGGTGGCCGACCTACTGCTGCTGTCGAGCGAGGCCCGGCCCGTGCTCTTCGAGGGCCCTGCCTCCTCTTGCGCCGGCGCCGAGTCCTTCGAGCAGTGCCGGGACACCATCATCGCGCGCACCAAGGGGCTCTCCATCCTCACCCACGACGTGCAGAGCCAGCTCAACATGGGCCGCTTCGGGGAGGCGGGGGACAGCCTGGTGGAGCTGGGCGACCTGGTGGTGTCTTTGACCGAGTGCTCCGCCCACGCGGCCTATCTGGCGGCGGTGGCCACACCGGGCGCGCAGCCTGCGCAGCCAGGCCTCGTGGACCGCTACCGCGTGACTCGCTGCCGCCACGAGGTGGAGCAGGGCTGCGCGGTGCTGCGCGCCACCCCGCTGGCCGACATGACCCCGCAGCTGCTGCTGGAGGTGTCGCAGGGCCTGTCGCGCAACCTCAAGTTCCTGACGGACGCGTGCGCCCTGGCCAGCGACAAGTCCCGGGACCGCTTTTCACGCGAGCAGTTCAAGCTGGGCGTCAAGTGCATGAGCACGAGCGCGTCGGCGCTGCTGGCCTGCGTGCGAGAGGTCAAGGCGGCGCCCAGCGAGCTGGCGCGGAGCCGCTGCGCGCTCTTCAGCGGGCCGCTGGTGCAGGCGGTCAGCGCCCTGGTGGGCTTCGCCACCGAGCCGCAGTTCCTGGGTCGCGCGGCGGCCGTGAGCGCCGAGGGCAAGGCGGTGCAGACCGCCATCCTGGGCGGCGCCATGAGCGTGGTGTCGGCCTGCGTGCTCCTGACCCAGTGCCTCAGGGATCTGGCGCAGCACCCCGACGGGGGCGCCAAGATGTCGGACCACAGGGAGAGGCTGAGGAACTCGGCCTGCGCCGTGTCTGAAGGCTGCACCCTGCTATCTCAGGCTTTAAGGGAGAGGTCTTCGCCCAGGACTTTACCGCCAGTGAATTCCAATTCTGTGAATTAG